The following coding sequences lie in one Pirellulales bacterium genomic window:
- a CDS encoding MFS transporter yields MPVEPDRIAHPAATATGMWSNGGLRWLICALLFFATTINYVDRVTMSVLESALQKDIGWTSSQWGYINASFLLTYAFGSLFAGWMMDKLGVRIGFSIALISWSLITAVHALAHNVFQFVLVRFALGIGESGNFPGAIKATSEWFPKKDRALATGVFNSGSNVGQILAAALVPLLALNFGWQAAFLATAFVGLLWVFFWWPIYRRPREHPWISQTELTYIESDPPDRMEKIPWRQLLPYRQTWAFAIGKFLTDSIWWFYVFWFPKFMNSQFGMDIKTIGKPMVTVYVLATFGSIIGGWESSWLLARGWSTNAARKTAMLTCALCVLPVIAAPRVANPWIAVLLIGLATAAHQGFSCNLFTLTSDMFPRRAVGSIVGLGTFTGGMGGFILQVSAGIIIEWTHNYLAIFALAGSSYIVAVLIIQLLVPRIEMIDL; encoded by the coding sequence ATGCCAGTGGAACCTGATCGAATTGCGCATCCAGCGGCCACGGCAACCGGCATGTGGTCGAACGGTGGCTTGCGCTGGCTAATTTGTGCATTGCTGTTCTTTGCAACCACTATTAACTACGTCGATCGTGTGACAATGAGTGTGCTTGAATCTGCATTGCAAAAAGATATTGGTTGGACAAGCAGTCAATGGGGTTACATCAATGCCTCTTTTTTGCTGACATATGCATTTGGTTCTTTGTTTGCAGGCTGGATGATGGATAAGTTAGGAGTTCGCATCGGCTTTAGTATTGCGTTAATATCGTGGTCTCTAATCACGGCAGTACATGCCTTGGCGCATAACGTATTTCAATTTGTGCTGGTGAGATTTGCGTTGGGGATTGGCGAAAGCGGTAATTTTCCGGGAGCGATTAAGGCAACGTCCGAATGGTTTCCGAAAAAAGATCGGGCACTGGCGACCGGAGTATTCAATAGTGGCTCGAATGTCGGCCAAATTCTAGCGGCCGCGCTTGTTCCACTGCTGGCCCTCAATTTCGGTTGGCAAGCGGCGTTCCTCGCCACAGCATTTGTGGGTTTATTATGGGTCTTTTTTTGGTGGCCCATTTATCGCCGACCAAGGGAACATCCTTGGATCTCGCAGACTGAATTGACTTACATCGAAAGCGATCCGCCTGATCGCATGGAAAAGATTCCCTGGCGGCAGTTGTTGCCGTACCGACAGACATGGGCGTTTGCGATTGGAAAGTTTTTGACCGATTCGATTTGGTGGTTCTATGTATTTTGGTTTCCGAAGTTCATGAATAGCCAGTTTGGCATGGACATTAAAACCATTGGAAAGCCGATGGTGACGGTGTATGTGCTGGCTACTTTCGGTTCAATTATCGGAGGGTGGGAAAGCTCCTGGTTGTTGGCGCGTGGTTGGTCAACGAATGCCGCACGCAAAACAGCGATGTTGACGTGCGCCTTGTGCGTGTTACCAGTGATTGCCGCACCGCGCGTGGCAAATCCATGGATCGCGGTGTTGCTGATCGGTTTGGCAACGGCCGCGCATCAAGGATTTTCGTGCAATCTGTTCACACTTACTTCGGACATGTTTCCACGCCGTGCAGTTGGCTCGATCGTGGGATTGGGCACGTTCACCGGTGGGATGGGAGGGTTTATTTTGCAGGTTAGCGCCGGAATCATCATCGAATGGACTCACAACTATTTGGCAATTTTTGCACTGGCCGGTTCGTCCTATATTGTGGCGGTGTTAATTATTCAACTGCTGGTGCCGCGGATAGAAATGATCGATTTATGA
- a CDS encoding homocysteine S-methyltransferase family protein, whose product MKKPLLEAIQDRPLLGDGAMGTQLMLAGLEQGNCGEEWNLTHPERVLAIQRRYAEAGSDCILTNTFGGSRIMLNRHSKADRVVEINQAGVQIVREAFGNREGYIIGDIGPFGGLMEPFGDFTEAQVRSAFEEQAQALVDAGVDAIIIETQTSLEELLLGINAAKLAGAPCVIGSMAYDVTLDSSTFRTMMGIDPERAAKFMQEHGADIVALNCGTGMDMNRARQAVQRYQQVTELPVMAQPNAGQPKLVEMKVIYDELPEYMVQGVVPLVEAGANIIGACCGSTPEHIRAFRKALDQYLSVNI is encoded by the coding sequence ATGAAAAAACCATTACTCGAGGCAATTCAAGATCGTCCCTTGTTAGGCGATGGGGCCATGGGAACGCAATTGATGCTCGCCGGACTGGAGCAAGGTAATTGCGGAGAGGAATGGAATCTGACGCATCCCGAGCGAGTGCTGGCAATTCAACGGCGGTATGCCGAAGCCGGCTCCGATTGCATTCTGACCAACACCTTCGGCGGTTCGCGCATTATGCTCAATCGCCATTCCAAAGCCGACAGAGTTGTCGAAATTAACCAAGCCGGCGTCCAAATCGTGCGTGAAGCCTTCGGCAACCGTGAGGGATATATCATCGGCGATATCGGTCCCTTCGGCGGTTTAATGGAACCCTTCGGCGATTTTACCGAAGCGCAAGTTCGTTCAGCGTTCGAAGAACAAGCCCAGGCCTTGGTCGATGCTGGCGTCGATGCAATCATTATTGAAACTCAAACTTCGCTGGAAGAGCTGCTCCTGGGTATTAACGCCGCGAAACTGGCGGGGGCGCCCTGCGTAATTGGCTCTATGGCGTACGACGTAACTTTAGATAGCTCCACGTTTCGAACGATGATGGGGATCGATCCTGAACGGGCCGCCAAGTTTATGCAAGAACACGGCGCCGACATCGTGGCCTTGAACTGTGGCACAGGAATGGATATGAATCGCGCCCGTCAGGCCGTCCAGCGCTACCAGCAGGTGACCGAGCTGCCCGTCATGGCGCAACCAAATGCCGGCCAGCCCAAGCTTGTCGAGATGAAAGTCATTTATGACGAACTTCCCGAGTACATGGTCCAAGGGGTGGTGCCGCTAGTCGAGGCTGGCGCGAACATCATCGGCGCATGCTGCGGAAGCACGCCAGAGCACATCCGAGCGTTCCGAAAAGCACTCGACCAGTATTTAAGTGTGAATATATGA